The following proteins come from a genomic window of Candidatus Thiodiazotropha sp. CDECU1:
- the tsf gene encoding translation elongation factor Ts: protein MAITASLVKELRERTGAGMMECKKALVETNGDIDAAIEQMRKSGQAKAAKKAGRIAAEGVIVISFSEDCGQAAMVEVNSETDFVAKDDNFTSFAKAVAERVLVGAVDDVTALMELPLHEGEETTVDQAREALVSKLGENMNVRRFSRIQASSGKLSSYQHGARIGVVVELDGGDEDLGKDLAMHIAATNPICLSADQMPKDLLDKEREIVTAQAKESGKPDEIVAKMVDGRMRKYLAENTLLGQAFVKDPDTTVEKLLKSKAATIVQYARFEVGEGIEKKQENFAEEVMAQAKM from the coding sequence ATGGCGATTACAGCCTCTCTGGTTAAGGAGCTGCGCGAGCGTACAGGCGCAGGCATGATGGAATGTAAAAAGGCACTGGTTGAGACCAATGGCGACATTGACGCCGCCATTGAGCAGATGCGCAAGTCCGGCCAGGCCAAAGCGGCCAAAAAGGCTGGGCGCATCGCCGCTGAAGGTGTGATTGTCATCAGCTTCAGCGAAGATTGCGGTCAAGCTGCGATGGTTGAGGTTAACAGCGAAACCGATTTTGTCGCAAAAGATGACAATTTCACCTCTTTCGCAAAGGCGGTTGCCGAGCGGGTATTGGTGGGTGCAGTGGATGATGTCACCGCACTGATGGAGTTACCACTGCACGAGGGCGAGGAGACTACTGTCGACCAAGCCCGAGAAGCGCTGGTATCGAAGCTCGGAGAGAATATGAATGTGCGTCGATTCTCCCGTATCCAAGCCAGCAGCGGTAAGCTGTCGAGCTATCAACATGGAGCACGCATAGGTGTCGTGGTGGAACTCGACGGAGGAGACGAGGATCTGGGCAAGGATCTGGCAATGCACATTGCAGCCACCAATCCGATCTGTCTCTCTGCGGATCAGATGCCCAAGGATCTGCTCGACAAGGAGCGTGAAATCGTCACCGCTCAGGCAAAGGAGAGTGGCAAGCCGGATGAGATCGTTGCCAAAATGGTGGATGGCCGGATGCGCAAGTACCTGGCTGAGAACACTTTGCTTGGTCAGGCCTTTGTCAAAGATCCGGACACCACGGTGGAAAAACTGCTGAAGAGCAAGGCTGCCACAATCGTTCAATATGCCCGCTTCGAGGTTGGTGAAGGCATCGAGAAGAAGCAGGAAAACTTTGCTGAAGAGGTTATGGCACAGGCGAAAATGTAA
- the rpsB gene encoding 30S ribosomal protein S2 encodes MRQMLEAGVHFGHQTRYWNPKMGSYIFGHRNKIHIVNLEKTMPLFKDAMNFVGSLSANGGKVLFVGTKRAAQNVMREEADRCGMPFVNHRWLGGMLTNFKTIKQSIKRLKELEAMFEDGSVEQRFNKKEALGLSRELEKLERSLGGIKNMNGLPDALFIVDVGHEKNAVAEARKLGIPVIGVVDTNNDPDGIDYVIPGNDDAIRAIQLYVQGASAAILEGRASAATMAGGNGTEEFVEVSESGS; translated from the coding sequence ATGCGCCAAATGCTTGAGGCTGGCGTGCATTTCGGGCATCAGACCCGTTATTGGAACCCAAAAATGGGTTCTTACATCTTTGGTCATCGCAATAAGATTCATATCGTCAATCTTGAAAAGACCATGCCTCTGTTCAAGGATGCGATGAATTTCGTCGGTTCCCTCTCCGCTAACGGCGGTAAAGTTCTCTTTGTAGGTACCAAGCGTGCGGCACAGAATGTGATGCGCGAAGAGGCTGATCGTTGCGGCATGCCATTTGTTAACCATCGTTGGTTGGGCGGCATGCTGACCAACTTCAAAACCATCAAGCAGTCCATCAAACGCCTGAAAGAGCTGGAGGCGATGTTTGAAGACGGCAGTGTGGAGCAACGCTTCAACAAGAAGGAAGCGCTGGGCCTGAGCCGGGAGCTGGAAAAGCTGGAGCGGAGCTTGGGTGGAATAAAGAACATGAACGGCCTACCTGACGCACTTTTCATCGTCGATGTGGGGCATGAGAAGAATGCTGTTGCCGAGGCTCGCAAACTGGGTATCCCCGTGATTGGCGTGGTTGATACCAACAACGATCCAGATGGTATCGACTATGTGATTCCAGGCAACGATGATGCGATTCGTGCCATTCAGCTCTATGTACAGGGGGCTTCTGCAGCCATTCTCGAGGGCCGTGCGAGTGCCGCAACCATGGCTGGCGGCAACGGTACCGAAGAGTTCGTTGAGGTATCGGAAAGCGGTTCCTGA